In Anopheles cruzii chromosome X, idAnoCruzAS_RS32_06, whole genome shotgun sequence, one genomic interval encodes:
- the LOC128271409 gene encoding uncharacterized protein LOC128271409 produces MQQRIFADPAAVTHHLHLHHLRAAGHAAQTMTINRKFHDGSGGSGGGHHQPSEITSIPPPFYGDDNPPPLPPLRNPQKALQQQLSSSTTVTTRGVESDACDTPVDRRIYIYSSAKYGSNGDKPSPSPALAGCNTNGSSTIKQQPHRELKDGKNPQTTTFCATAAPNSKPLPSIINCPLPDIPSKGVAGMEQGAVAKDDIYIKRKLLADHSNGGSKFATLKPIQAPKIEAQKLPHPAEPGKTYSNDTIRSLQQQATAVPDVIVEPLSPPPPPPLPFIPTTSADGCGGGGSAGSSGSSGYGTAAGGLMPCQIQALPLPPPPLEVFQQQSMDSDSSQLAAGLRLPPPPTNEELQQNGCTMLNGAGTNCQQTRTVGADPSCFYAVTEL; encoded by the coding sequence ATGCAGCAGCGAATCTTCGCCGATCCTGCTGCTGTGACACACCACTTGCACCTACATCATCTTAGGGCTGCTGGGCATGCTGCCCAAACGATGACCATTAATCGAAAGTTCCATGATGGTAGTGGAGGATCGGGTGGTGGGCATCATCAACCTTCAGAAATAACTAGTATTCCACCTCCGTTTTATGGTGACGACAATCCGCCCCCCCTGCCACCACTACGCAATCCACAGAAAGCACTTCAACAACAGCTCTCATCGTCGACGACGGTAACAACCCGTGGTGTAGAAAGTGATGCATGCGATACACCCGTAGATAGGCGGATCTATATTTACTCCTCTGCCAAATACGGTTCCAATGGTGATAAACCATCACCTTCCCCGGCGTTAGCTGGATGCAATACTAACGGAAGTAGCACCATAAAGCAACAACCGCACCGTGAACTGAAAGACGGTAAGAATCCGCAAACCACCACGTTCTGCGCTACTGCTGCCCCAAACAGTAAACCACTGCCATCGATCATCAACTGTCCGTTGCCGGATATACCTAGCAAAGGTGTTGCTGGAATGGAACAGGGTGCGGTGGCCAAGGACGACATCTACATTAAACGCAAGCTACTCGCCGACCATTCGAACGGCGGAAGTAAATTTGCGACGCTCAAACCCATCCAAGCACCGAAGATTGAAGCACAGAAACTACCGCATCCTGCCGAACCTGGTAAGACCTACAGCAACGATACCATTAGAAGCCTACAGCAGCAGGCGACAGCAGTACCGGACGTAATTGTGGAGCCgctttcaccaccaccacctccgccactTCCATTTATACCAACGACGTCTGCAGAtggttgcggcggcggtggctcaGCCGGATCGTCCGGATCATCGGGATACGGAACAGCAGCGGGAGGTTTGATGCCATGTCAAATACAGGCGCTTCCGTtgcctccaccaccactagAAGTATTTCAACAGCAGTCGATGGATAGTGACAGTAGTCAGCTGGCCGCGGGGCTCCGTCTGCCTCCGCCACCAACTAACGAAGAGCTGCAACAAAACGGATGCACAATGCTGAATGGCGCGGGAACCAATTGTCAGCAAACTCGTACGGTCGGAGCTGACCCTAGTTGTTTTTATGCTGTGACAGAGCTTTAA
- the LOC128277961 gene encoding phosphatidylinositol 4,5-bisphosphate 3-kinase catalytic subunit beta isoform: MVQPIPTGEGRKEGQMRVTQGGISAGVSPHAQMLIPRSKVSTFGRVKSKDPLQDMQDAKFTESVQFLYEFWKEPNEVTNLCFFMPNGVLIDMRDQSIYTTLEDLKTYVWEEAERYPLYGHLGDKSTYYFSTLPAATSSIFEQHDESKRLIDVQPVFGIFNFVEKKVVSVNSQLMSNISALLGTTQLDKTRKNPEVNDFRTKMSLLGEEIGSQRAAMSRMDRISYQYPVKLARSVPDHIAQHTAFCVVAISVDMQVTVKVTCQATPDEVLKRILEKKQFLAKARNDNSGDYILKVCGHEEYIYGAHSINRFQYVQDCLSRDEPPTFVPRLIRTVEVFKNDIYEAREDFSHWSGNTSSMGSVTSLTTGVTSCGTVNIHKQQSQQSQPPHTLRKVKYITSWEIDAKLQCTVHEIHDLNCDSNRNVEVGVQLGLFHGGKSLCKTERTRLVPLHKGSASWNETIQFDIHVSNVPRMARLCLVIYENIRTAKGMGMRTRRTKDGLINPITWVNTMVYDYKNQLKTDSATLYTWTYAEDAQSDDILHPLGTVEPNPRRDECPSLLLSFGNYAQENKTILYPSEDELLLQASRKCTRNEHLNRESAEDTRSIKAILSNHYNDRLNDIVEQERNAIWAKRRECMKQMPHGLPCLLYCVEWNNRDEVAEIVSLLQEWPKLVIERALELLDYAYADKYVRRYAVDCLRTIEDDELLLYLLQLVQALKHESYLNCDLVFFLLQRALHNQHIGHFIFWHLRSEISVPSVQVRFRLILEAYLKGSPEHVTVLLRQMQCLKQLQACSDTVKRGSKEKGRALLMDKLSERSVMDALSDVISPLNPSFRCRTVRIDRCKVMDSKMRPLWIVYENSDRSGDDINMIFKNGDDLRQDMLTLQMLRIMDRIWKSDGMDLRMNPYSCISTDRRLGLIEVVLNAETIANIQKERGMFSATSPFKKGSLLAWLKEHNSSDDLLAKAIQEFTLSCAGYCVATYVLGVADRHSDNIMVKKTGQLFHIDFGHILGHFKEKFGFRRERVPFVLTHDFVYVINNGRTDREAQEFRFFQQKCEDAFLSLRRHGCLILSLFAMMISTGLPELSSEKDLNYLRDTLVLDKTEDEARSHFRQKFSEALANSWKTSLNWASHNFSKNNRQ, from the exons aTGGTTCAACCCATTCCAACCGGTGAAGGCCGTAAGGAAGGCCAAATGAGAGTAACCCAAGGGGGGATATCCGCCGGAGTCTCCCCTCATGCGCAAATGTTAATACCGCGTTCAAAAGTATCAACCTTCGGTCGTGTGAAAAGCAAAGACCCTCTGCAGGATATGCAGGATGCCAAGTTTACGGAGTCGGTGCAGTTCCTCTATGAGTTTTGGAAGGAGCCAAATGAGGTAACTAACCTCTGTTTTTTTATGCCAAATGGGGTGTTGATCGATATGCGTGACCAGTCTATCTACACGACCCTGGAAGATCTGAAAACG TATGTGTGGGAGGAAGCAGAACGCTACCCCCTTTATGGTCACTTAGGCGATAAGAGCACCTACTACTTCAGCACGCTTCCGGCCGCAACGAGTAGCATCTTCGAACAACACGATGAATCAAAGCGTTTGATCGATGTGCAGCCGGTATTCGGGATATTCAACTTTGTTGAAAAGAAAGTCGTGTCAGTCAACAGCCAGCTAATGAGCAACATCAGTGCATTGCTCGGAACGACGCAATTAGataaaacacgcaaaaatccAGAAGTGAATGATTTTCGTACCAAGATGAGCCTCCTTGGTGAAGAGATCGGTTCCCAGCGAGCGGCCATGAGCCGAATGGACCGAATCTCCTACCAGTATCCTGTGAAGCTGGCTCGTTCAGTGCCGGATCATATCGCACAGCATACCGCGTTCTGTGTGGTGGCGATCAGTGTCGACATGCAGGTGACAGTTAAGGTGACATGCCAGGCTACACCCGACGAAGTGCTCAAACGTATCCTCGAGAAAAAGCAATTCTTGGCGAAGGCCCGCAACGACAACAGTGGGGATTACATACTAAAAGTGTGCGGCCACGAAGAGTATATATACGGTGCTCATTCGATCAATCGCTTCCAGTACGTGCAGGACTGTTTGTCACGCGACGAACCTCCGACATTCGTGCCGCGCCTGATCCGCACCGTCGAGGTATTCAAAAACGATATCTATGAAGCACGCGAAGATTTTTCGCATTGGTCGGGCAACACGAGCTCAATGGGTTCCGTTACATCCTTGACGACAGGCGTCACTAGTTGCGGTACAGTGAACATTCACAAGCAGCAATCACAACAGTCCCAACCGCCACACACTTTACGAAAAGTGAAATATATTACAAGCTGGGAGATTGATGCTAAACTGCAGTGCACAGTGCACGAGATACATGATCTCAACTGCGACTCGAACCGCAACGTCGAGGTTGGCGTCCAACTTGGTTTGTTTCATGGTGGTAAATCACTGTGTAAGACAGAACGGACGAGGCTGGTACCGCTGCACAAAGGTTCTGCTAGCTGGAATGAGACGATTCAGTTCGATATTCACGTCAGCAACGTGCCTCGCATGGCCCGCTTATGTCTTGTAATTTACGAGAACATCCGCACAGCTAAAGGGATGGGTATGCGGACGCGCCGAACCAAGGACGGCCTGATCAATCCGATTACCTGGGTCAATACCATGGTCTATGACTATAAGAACCAGCTGAAAACGGACTCGGCAACGCTCTACACGTGGACGTACGCCGAGGATGCGCAGTCGGACGACATACTCCACCCGCTAGGGACGGTTGAACCTAATCCACGACGCGATGAGTGCCCGTCGTTGCTGTTGAGTTTTGGTAATTACGCtcaggaaaataaaacaatactATATCCGAGTGAAGAtgaactgctgctgcaagcGTCCCGTAAGTGTACACGTAACGAGCATCTGAACCGAGAGAGTGCCGAAGATACACGATCGATTAAGGCGATCCTGTCGAATCACTACAACGATCGACTCAACGACATCGTCGAGCAAGAACGCAACGCTATCTGGGCAAAACGGCGCGAATGCATGAAGCAAATGCCACACGGACTACCCTGTCTTCTGTACTGCGTCGAATGGAACAATCGGGATGAGGTAGCGGAAATAGTGTCGCTGCTACAGGAATGGCCAAAACTGGTTATTGAGCGTGCCCTCGAGCTGCTAGATTACGCATACGCGGATAAATATGTCCGGCGGTATGCGGTGGATTGCTTGCGCACGATTGAGGACGACGAGCTTCTGCTATATCTTTTGCAACTCGTTCAGGCACTTAAACATGAATCGTACTTGAACTGCGatcttgtattttttctactaCAGCGAGCGTTACACAATCAGCACATCGGACACTTCATCTTCTGGCACCTGCGTTCGGAGATTTCTGTCCCCTCAGTTCAAGTGCGCTTCCGGTTGATACTCGAGGCATACCTGAAAGGTAGCCCGGAACACGTGACAGTGCTACTGAGGCAAATGCAGTGCTTGAAACAACTGCAAGCGTGTTCCGACACGGTAAAGCGAGGCAGCAAGGAAAAAGGCCGCGCGCTGTTGATGGACAAGCTGTCTGAGCGCAGTGTAATGGATGCATTGAGCGACGTCATTAGTCCACTAAATCCCAGCTTCCGATGCCGCACCGtccgaatcgatcgatgcaAAGTGATGGATTCGAAAATGCGGCCACTCTGGATCGTGTATGAAAACAGTGATCGAAGCGGCGACGATATCAATATGATTTTTAAGAATGGAGACGATCTGCGACAGGACATGTTGACTTTACAGATGTTGCGCATCATGGATCGGATTTGGAAAAGCGATGGTATGGATCTGCGCATGAACCCGTACAGTTGCATCAGCACTGACCGGCGGCTCGGTCTCATTGAAGTAGTGCTGAACGCGGAAACAATCGCCAACATCCAAAAGGAGCGTGGCATGTTCTCTGCCACTTCACCGTTCAAAAAAGGTTCTTTGCTTGCTTGGTTAAAGGAGCACAACAGCTCCGACGACCTGCTAGCGAAAGCTATTCAAGAGTTTACGCTCAGTTGTGCCGGATACTGTGTGGCGACATACGTACTTGGCGTGGCCGATCGTCACTCAGACAACATTATGGTGAAAAAGACGGGACAGCTATTTCACATTGATTTCGGTCATATACTAGGCCATTTCAAAGAGAAGTTTGGCTTCCGGCGAGAGCGCGTACCATTCGTGTTGACACACGACTTTGTGTACGTTATCAACAACGGGCGCACCGATCGTGAAGCACAGGAGTTCCGGTTTTTTCAGCAAAAATGTGAAGAC GCATTCTTGAGCTTACGCCGTCACGGCTGCCTTATACTGTCTCTGTTTGCGATGATGATCTCGACCGGGTTGCCGGAACTATCGTCGGAGAAGGATCTCAACTATCTCCGTGATACGCTG GTATTGGACAAAACCGAGGATGAGGCCCGCAGTCATTTTCGACAAAAATTTAGTGAAGCACTTGCTAATTCATGGAAAACGTCACTCAATTGGGCGTCACATAATTTCTCGAAAAATAATCGCCAGTGA
- the LOC128277971 gene encoding pyridoxal-dependent decarboxylase domain-containing protein 1, translated as MQDKMERVRVTNESAPTLSGLSQELQNQQIEIAASNVRSSLAEIETQASMLLNRWENVRSRSIQKRRSLDSMPDELTVPVGTDLSKKTPAEVLARLEWLLAGFTSMNDFNDQEHIVPALDEVSHLAVLQHATAAYLNSFERPQGLTRIAQQLASETLTWLVSLFKFDTSQAGYFRDDAECLFHALRMALVNQRNENRLQRDVVIYLSEMGYLFTVQNVCRYLGLPLACIQIVPCVSRAPNTIEDETLEETAPPGQMDISALEKQLKTDEAAGRQPLFIMATAGSPITGCSDDLVALGALCSSHNVWLHCQGLGLAALVLSNRFTPNNTWPTSLTLNLNTWLGVSGLPAVLLCQQTSSREMTLFDNESITANRLNCLSVWSALQTLGTEAIASRIFAAFDSCRAFYQMLLPIDGIIVLSKKLVEDSSEKYRNLFSNASNLYTLLQLAVPTVIFQFDGCDTLLVDHDRETTLSSSDGPKFCKKTAENAEYYDRLNSWLGQILLRDCSQLALEIIDHEQHGICIRYHPFIPGYGDQLLLATTPLAFVDVGNFIRAQSEILHATIRHRMRFNYMVEESSVLRLVELNDWAGLGGVHYIPEGWETLLNDQTKAELNKLNSALVDELQSTDGAFSLGESSDGLICVRFGMVTIDTDIEELLELVISTARSIQEHSKILDTMSKILKKGIEAATIDLQREAEEKLWQEGILRQMPLVGRVVNWWSPVAKESGMKGRSLNLTQGVVESTENIYKYHMQMTPKTSNQLPSNKGPPAPLVQKPIHTIVDEIRPLRSRNPSSSSELSGSGTAVVRTIFPAFSKSSVTAGGNELPMESLSTDAATIQ; from the exons ATGCAGGATAAGATGGAGCGCGTCAGAGTTACCAATGAATCGGCTCCAACGTTGTCCGGATTATCGCAGGAACTACAAAACCAACAGATCGAAATAGCGGCTTCAAAC GTACGCTCAAGTTTGgccgaaatcgaaacgcaaGCCTCTATGTTGCTGAACCGGTGGGAAAATGTACGAAGCAGGTCCATTCAAAAGCGCCGCTCGCTTGATTCAATGCCGGACGAACTAACAGTTCCCGTAGGCACTGATTTGTCAAAGAAAACTCCTGCAGAAGTTCTGGCTAGGTTGGAGTGGCTTCTTGCTGGTTTCACGTCCATGAACGACTTCAACGATCAGGAACACATCGTGCCAGCACTCGACGAAGTTTCCCATCTCGCGGTGCTACAGCACGCTACTGCCGCTTATTTGAACTCGTTCGAGCGCCCGCAAGGGCTAACAAGGATCGCACAACAGCTAGCCTCCGAAACATTGACGTGGCTCGTTTCATTGTTTAAGTTTGACACCAGTCAAGCCGGCTACTTTCGGGACGATGCTGAATGTTTATTTCATGCACTGCGGATGGCTCTCGTCAATcaacggaacgaaaaccgCCTTCAACGGGATGTGGTCATTTACCTGTCCGAGATGGGATATCTTTTCACAGTTCAGAATGTGTGTCGTTATCTGGGCCTGCCCCTTGCTTGCATTCAAATCGTGCCGTGTGTCTCACGAGCCCCTAACACCATCGAGGACGAAACCCTCGAAGAGACAGCCCCACCTGGCCAGATGGACATTAGCGCGCTGGAGAAGCAATTGAAAACTGATGAGGCGGCAGGACGGCAACCACTTTTTATTATGGCCACGGCCGGTTCACCTATAACAGGCTGCTCTGATGACTTAGTTGCGCTGGGTGCGCTGTGTTCCTCGCACAATGTTTGGCTCCATTGTCAGGGACTTGGGCTTGCGGCACTTGTTCTATCTAACCGATTCACCCCAAAT AATACTTGGCCCACGTCATTGACCCTAAATCTCAACACATGGCTTGGGGTATCTGGTTTACCAGCGGTTCTCCTTTGCCAGCAAACGAGCAGCCGAGAGATGACACTGTTCGACAACGAGTCGATTACAGCGAATCGTTTGAATTGCCTTAGTGTGTGGTCTGCGTTGCAAACACTGGGCACCGAAGCAATCGCCTCACGTATCTTTGCAGCGTTCGATTCGTGCCGAGCATTCTACCAAATGCTTCTACCAATCGACGGCATTATTGTGCTA AGCAAAAAGCTGGTAGAGGATTCTAGTGAGAAATACCGAAATTTGTTTAGCAACGCGTCCAACTTATATACCCTGTTGCAATTGGCTGTGCCTACAGTAATATTTCAATTCGACGGTTGCGACACGTTGCTTGTGGATCACGATAGAGAAACCACCTTATCGTCATCGGATGGTCCGAAGTTTTGTAAGAAGACGGCAGaaaatgccgaatattatgaTCGGCTTAACAGTTGGCTGGGTCAGATTCTACTGCGCGATTGCAGTCAGCTCGCCCTAGAGATCATCGATCACGAGCAGCACGGCATCTGCATTCGATACCACCCTTTTATACCTGGGTATGGAGACCAGCTTCTGCTCGCTACTACGCCGCTAGCGTTTGTTGATGTCGGAAACTTCATTCGCGCACAAAGCGAAATCCTGCATGCCACTATCCGGCATCGCATGCGTTTTAATTACATGGTGGAAGAAAGTAGCGTGCTACGACTAGTCGAGCTGAATGATTGGGCCGGACTCGGTGGCGTTCACTACATACCCGAAGGCTGGGAAACATTGCTTAACGATCAGACAAAGGCGGAGCTTAACAAACTCAATTCGGCGCTGGTGGACGAACTTCAATCCACTGATGGTGCGTTTTCGCTTGGCGAAAGTAGCGATGGATTAATTTGTGTCCG ATTCGGTATGGTCACCATCGACACAGACATCGAGGAGCTACTAGAGCTGGTGATTAGTACCGCCCGATCGATACAAGAGCATTCGAAGATACTCGACACGATGTCGAAAATCCTGAAGAAGGGTATCGAGGCGGCAACGATTGATTTGCAACGCGAGGCCGAGGAAAAGCTATGGCAGGAAGGAATTCTGCGTCAAATGCCACTGGTCGGACGCGTTGTTAACTGGTGGTCACCTGTTGCGAAAGAATCCGGCATGAAGGGTCGCAGCCTTAACCTCACACAGGGTGTGGTTGAAAGTACTGAAAATATTTATAA ATATCACATGCAGATGACACCTAAAACATCTAATCAACTGCCTAGCAATAAGGGTCCGCCGGCGCCGCTAGTACAGAAACCAATTCACACCATCGTCGACGAAATTCGTCCGCTTCGTTCGCGTAACCCTAGCTCGAGTAGTGAGCTATCTGGCAGCGGTACAGCTGTGGTTCGCACCATCTTTCCAGCTTTTTCTAAATCTTCTGTGACTGCTGGCGGTAACGAATTGCCAATGGAATCACTATCAACAGACGCAGCTACCATACAATAA
- the LOC128271401 gene encoding protein tweety: protein MVYGTLATEDDDQYRVPLIAKLLHALPHYNITFHRINNTFRPSNEVYLESLGILGSIPAALLIVSLVGLLLYLLTRCCDRKPRPAHSITSLKVTLSIVTVLCCAAIGLGLYGNDDLHNGLLEVLQAGRKVDGVVSSVRNQTFILENTLTMKIQQQLTELEDIFEQNTNNQTAVAQLQQALLTAKGNITIAKNAADDIRRPLVGLTITDFLSKGNQWELIRWPGTVAILALLLVLCAVLLVGVARHSRCALILFSVCGLLAVTASWLMSGLYLSASVAVGDLCNDPADFLVHQAPNEFPSDILLYYTQCDISRSNPFTQRLRESQNAINNARNAMSIVSKISPVLFKNAGLSPKLGSVNADIKLCERLLTGLTALVDCRAVHYSYLVATRGLCECGLLGLVLMLLASFMAAMLLTIMVWVDSHTWIYIRKRNDYAQVEEQSYVSHQLQPHQTHDSIDSRTQLPQHPKGCVGSFCHCSPPAISGSHTIVHPGPNAKHELAQVQVQQQQQQSHAHQAQAHMLHHHQAMMRAGGTHTLGRLPSHNSPTHLHGPNNGKYATLSKHCKTLDANDFY from the exons ATGGTTTACGGGACTTTAGcgaccgaggacgacgatcaATATCGAGTGCCGCTGATAGCGAAACTGCTTCACGCTCTACCACACTATAACATTACCTTCCACCGGATCAACAACACGTTTCGCCCATCAAACGAAGTCTATCTCGAG AGTCTTGGTATTCTTGGCTCGATACCAGCAGCTCTGCTAATTGTATCGCTGGTTGGGCTGTTACTATATCTGTTAACACGTTGCTGCGATCGCAAACCACGCCCGGCACATTCGATCACTAGTCTGAAGGTAACACTCTCGATTGTGACGGTTCTGTGCTGTGCGGCGATCGGGTTGGGTCTCTACGGAAATGACGATCTGCATAACGGGTTGCTCGAAGTACTGCAAGCTGGCCGCAAGGTAGATGGCGTCGTGTCGTCCGTCCGCAACCAGACTTTCATCCTCGAAAACACGCTCACAATGAAGATCCAGCAACAGCTAACTGAGCTCGAGGACATCTTTGAGCAGAACACGAACAATCAGACGGCAGTCGCTCAGCTCCAGCAGGCTTTACTAACTGCGAAAGGCAACATCACGATAGCGAAAAACGCGGCCGATGACATTCGCCGTCCTCTGGTCGGGCTCACAATCACAGACTTTCTTTCG AAAGGAAACCAGTGGGAGCTAATACGCTGGCCGGGAACAGTTGCCATTCTAGCGTTGCTGCTCGTACTATGTGCTGTGCTATTGGTCGGTGTCGCCCGTCATTCACGCTGCGCCCTAATTCTGTTTAGCGTATGTGGACTTTTGGCCGTCACTGCGTCCTGGCTAATGTCAGGTCTATATCTCTCGGCGTCTGTTGCTGTCGGAGACCTGTGCAACGACCCAGCTGACTTTCTCGTACACCAGGCGCCGAACGAATTTCCGTCAGACATACTGCTCTACTACACCCAGTGCGATATATCTCGTTCCAATCCTTTCACGCAGCGACTTCGTGAATCTCAGAACGCCATCAACAACGCCCGCAATGCGATGAGCATCGTATCCAA GATTTCTCCGGTGTTGTTCAAAAATGCAGGACTTTCTCCCAAACTCGGTTCGGTCAATGCAGATATTAAGCTTTGCGAGAGGCTCTTAACTGGATTGACTGCTCTCGTAGACTGTCGAGCCGTCCACTACAGCTATCTTGTCGCCACGCGGGGTCTGTGCGAGTGTGGGCTGCTTGGACTCGTTCTGATGCTGCTCGCAAGCTTCATGGCCGCAATGCTGCTCACCATTATGGTGTGGGTTGATTCGCACACATGGATCTACATACGTAAGAG GAATGACTACGCACAAGTTGAGGAACAGTCGTACGTTTCCCATCAGTTACAACCACATCAGACCCATGACAGTATCGACTCTCGTACTCAACTACCACAGCATCCGAAGGG ATGTGTTGGTTCTTTCTGTCATTGTAGCCCACCGGCCATTAGCGGATCACATACGATTGTTCACCCTGGTCCCAATGCAAAGCACGAACTGGCCCAAGTACAAgtacagcaacaacagcagcagtctcACGCACATCAGGCCCAGGCACATATGCTGCATCATCACCAAGCAATGATGCGAGCTGGTGGCACACATACTCTGGGTCGCCTTCCATCGCACAATAGTCCAACTCATTTGCATGGTCCAAATAACGGCAAGTACGCTACACTCAGTAAGCACTGCAAAACGCTCGATGCAAACGACTTTTACTGA